A region of Roseobacter litoralis Och 149 DNA encodes the following proteins:
- a CDS encoding ABC transporter substrate-binding protein, producing MKHSLFGAALTLMVGAVPALADMTDIRFTLGWKTQGSDAPFLLALNKGYFEDEGLNVTIDQGEGSAATVTRIMGGAYDAGFGDINAIIQNAAARPGEAPVMVYQLWNRPPFAIVTPKTAGIETPADFEGKTLGGAQGTPTTRLFPVFAELNGIDLELVSQESMAPNLQEPMMIRGDIDGAFVFTSTSWFNLIANRQDPANDYNWFNFEDYGMDLYSNGMMVSRKLMAENPEAVAGLVRAVNKATMEVAANQDSSVEAIMAFDNLINPELELARLEFALTNLMNAPEVTEIGMGDLVDERLTRSIEIVAKGYDLDRLPEASEIFDRSFLPPVDARAFEVTLN from the coding sequence ATGAAACACTCTCTGTTCGGTGCAGCCCTCACACTCATGGTCGGAGCCGTTCCCGCCCTTGCAGATATGACCGATATCCGCTTCACGCTGGGCTGGAAAACCCAAGGGTCCGACGCGCCGTTTCTTCTGGCGCTGAATAAAGGCTACTTTGAAGACGAAGGCCTGAACGTCACCATCGACCAAGGCGAGGGATCGGCTGCGACCGTGACGCGCATCATGGGCGGGGCTTACGATGCAGGTTTTGGCGACATTAATGCCATCATCCAAAACGCAGCCGCCCGCCCCGGTGAAGCGCCTGTCATGGTGTACCAGCTGTGGAACCGCCCTCCATTCGCGATTGTAACGCCAAAGACGGCAGGCATCGAAACGCCCGCTGATTTTGAGGGCAAGACACTCGGTGGTGCACAGGGTACGCCGACAACCCGCTTATTCCCAGTCTTTGCGGAACTGAACGGCATCGACCTCGAATTGGTATCGCAGGAAAGTATGGCGCCGAACCTGCAAGAGCCGATGATGATCCGTGGTGATATCGACGGTGCATTCGTCTTTACTTCGACAAGCTGGTTCAACCTGATCGCGAACCGCCAAGACCCTGCCAACGACTACAACTGGTTCAACTTCGAAGACTACGGCATGGACCTGTATTCTAACGGCATGATGGTGTCGCGCAAACTGATGGCTGAAAATCCCGAAGCGGTGGCCGGTCTGGTACGCGCGGTGAACAAGGCCACAATGGAAGTGGCTGCTAATCAAGACAGCTCGGTCGAGGCGATTATGGCTTTTGATAACCTTATTAACCCTGAGCTTGAACTTGCTCGCCTTGAGTTCGCGCTGACAAACCTGATGAACGCGCCTGAAGTGACTGAAATCGGCATGGGTGATCTGGTGGACGAACGACTGACGCGGTCGATCGAAATTGTCGCCAAAGGCTATGACCTTGATCGACTGCCCGAAGCGTCCGAAATCTTTGACCGCTCATTCCTGCCGCCCGTGGACGCGCGCGCCTTCGAAGTGACGCTGAACTAA
- a CDS encoding ABC transporter ATP-binding protein: MNMTASIPAVAAQQAKPASAHPRPALELDNASVVFGSGEKAVTALSPTKLKMEKGDFLALVGPSGCGKSTILKLVSNLIQPSAGLVLVGGKEAKAKELRIGMAFQNPTMLPWLTIEQNIMMPLKIVEPFKHSYRKDKTGAFRDRVHDLLGQVGLKDFASHFPWQLSGGMLQRSNLCRSLIHEPDLLLLDEPFGALDQFTREELWQIMQKLYLDRKPTVLLVTHDLREAGYLANRICVMSARPGRIISDEPVDIPMPRDIGMIYSPEFVEMTQGLRELIAQVRST; the protein is encoded by the coding sequence ATGAACATGACAGCTAGCATACCCGCAGTCGCCGCGCAGCAGGCCAAGCCTGCCAGCGCTCATCCTCGACCGGCGTTGGAACTGGATAACGCCTCTGTTGTTTTCGGCAGTGGAGAAAAAGCAGTCACCGCCCTGTCGCCCACGAAGCTGAAGATGGAAAAAGGCGATTTTCTCGCTCTTGTCGGCCCTTCCGGTTGCGGCAAGTCCACGATCCTTAAGCTTGTGAGCAACCTTATCCAGCCAAGTGCGGGTCTGGTTCTGGTCGGCGGTAAAGAGGCGAAGGCCAAAGAGTTGCGTATCGGTATGGCATTTCAAAACCCAACCATGCTTCCATGGCTCACGATTGAGCAGAACATTATGATGCCGCTTAAGATAGTTGAGCCGTTCAAACACAGTTATCGCAAAGATAAGACCGGCGCGTTCCGTGACCGTGTGCATGATCTGCTTGGGCAAGTGGGTTTGAAGGATTTCGCCAGCCACTTTCCGTGGCAGCTGTCAGGCGGGATGTTGCAACGATCGAATCTATGCCGGTCCTTGATCCACGAGCCTGATCTTCTGCTGCTCGATGAACCCTTCGGGGCGCTTGACCAGTTCACCCGCGAAGAACTGTGGCAAATCATGCAAAAACTGTATCTCGACCGCAAGCCGACCGTTCTTTTGGTCACCCATGACCTGCGCGAAGCCGGATACCTTGCTAACCGCATCTGCGTGATGAGCGCGCGTCCGGGGCGTATCATCTCGGATGAACCTGTAGACATCCCGATGCCCCGCGATATTGGCATGATCTACAGCCCGGAATTTGTCGAAATGACCCAAGGACTGCGCGAACTTATCGCGCAAGTTCGCAGCACATAA
- a CDS encoding ABC transporter permease: MTDKQRIRVLSTSLIIGFFLTWEVLCIVLNVSDLVLPRPSEILVTMWTRFPVLWPHILQTLYSTLIGFSLGVMIGVTLGVIVGTSKVAYAVAYPLLVGFSSIPKVAVVPIFVLWFGSGTTPAILTAMVICVFPIVVNIATGLATTEPELEDVLKTLGASKSEILWNVGLPRAMPYFFASLKVAITLAFVGAVLSETVASNMGIGNVMMTASSNFQVSLVFAGLIILALMGVALYALFSWLEARVTGWATRGNDIAIT, encoded by the coding sequence ATGACTGATAAACAACGCATTCGGGTACTCTCGACGTCGCTAATCATCGGGTTTTTCCTGACATGGGAGGTGCTATGCATCGTCCTGAACGTGTCGGACCTCGTTCTGCCGCGGCCATCTGAAATTCTGGTCACGATGTGGACCCGCTTTCCTGTGCTCTGGCCACATATCCTGCAAACGCTCTATTCTACGCTGATCGGGTTCTCGCTTGGGGTTATGATCGGCGTTACCTTGGGAGTGATTGTAGGCACATCTAAAGTGGCTTATGCGGTTGCCTATCCATTGCTGGTCGGGTTTTCCTCAATTCCCAAAGTGGCAGTTGTGCCGATCTTTGTTCTTTGGTTCGGCTCGGGCACAACGCCTGCAATCCTGACCGCGATGGTGATCTGCGTCTTCCCAATCGTCGTGAATATCGCCACAGGCCTTGCCACTACAGAGCCCGAGCTTGAGGACGTTCTCAAAACGCTTGGCGCGTCAAAATCTGAGATCCTTTGGAATGTCGGTCTGCCACGCGCAATGCCTTACTTCTTTGCCTCTTTGAAGGTGGCAATCACGCTGGCTTTCGTCGGTGCGGTTCTATCGGAAACGGTCGCGTCCAACATGGGCATCGGCAACGTGATGATGACGGCCTCTTCGAACTTCCAAGTCTCGCTTGTTTTTGCTGGATTGATCATCCTCGCCCTGATGGGTGTTGCCCTTTACGCGCTCTTCTCATGGCTTGAAGCGCGCGTGACCGGCTGGGCCACGCGCGGCAATGACATTGCCATTACCTAA